The Lycium barbarum isolate Lr01 chromosome 10, ASM1917538v2, whole genome shotgun sequence genome includes a region encoding these proteins:
- the LOC132615122 gene encoding mitochondrial acidic protein MAM33 codes for MLRKALACAGSALQQQHQPWRTIACRRSSSTVSSAVNSIILRSLKDHYLEVSKMTPPPKVSPPNPFTVVKGALDHGGPVLRRTHGNEEIGISVMRLANIIPGGAGDEEEDGINQLFLHVDISKPGQKESLHFLCGLYPDALGIHSVSLRPKDESSGFLAVPTKYSGPVFQDIDEKIRDALHSFIEERGINESLFPFLQAWLYVKDHRNLMRWFKTVGALVNDSKQGASHA; via the exons ATGTTACGGAAGGCTCTAGCATGCGCCGGAAGCGCACTACAGCAACAGCATCAGCCATGGCGCACAATAGCATGTCGGCGCTCGTCGTCAACGGTATCGTCAGCAGTGAACAGTATAATACTACGGTCCCTTAAAGATCATTATCTTGAAGTCTCCAAAATGACGCCTCCTCCG AAAGTTAGCCCTCCTAATCCATTCACTGTCGTCAAGGGGGCACTTGATCATGGTGGTCCTGTTCTAAGACGAACACATGGAAATGAGGAAATCGGTATCTCTGTCATGCGGTTGGCTAACATTATTCCTGGAGGTGCTGGAGATGAGGAGGAGGATGGTATTAATCAGCTTTTTCTACATGTTGACATTTCAAAGCCAGGACAGAAGGAATCTCTGCATTTTCTTTGCGGGCTATATCCAGATGCTTTAGGAATACACTCAGTCTCATTGAGACCAAAGGATGAGTCTAGCGGGTTTCTTGCCGTTCCAACCAAATACAGTGGCCCAGTTTTTCA AGATATTGATGAGAAAATAAGAGATGCACTGCACAGCTTCATTGAAGAGCGAGGAATTAACGAAAGCCTCTTTCCATTTCTACAAGCTTGGCTCTATGTGAAGGACCATCGGAATCTTATGCGTTGGTTCAAAACAGTTGGCGCGCTTGTTAATGACAGTAAACAAGGAGCTTCTCATGCCTAA